The following nucleotide sequence is from Catonella massiliensis.
TATTGAAAAAATTATAGAAGTAAAAATGCAAATCGAAGAATTGAATAAGGCATTAAATTCCCTTACAGAAGAAGAAAGCTTCCTGTATACTATAAATAGGTCAAGAGATTGACATAAAAAAATACCTCAAGTAAATTTAGATTATTACTGACCTGCCAGTTGGTAAAATCTAAAAAACACAAGAGGTATCTAAAATGAATATTAAAGGCACAAAGAAAAAAAATCAAGTAGTAACAGCAAATATTTTTGAACAGCAGGAACTTTTGAAAAAATCGGAGGTGATTAAGGAAAATCTCACAGCTTCAACCTGGCGTGAGTTGGAAACCAATGGTAAGTTCGATAAAAATAAAAAACTCTCTTTTATCAGCGATGACATGCTTATCTTGGGATGTGATGTAGGCAGCGAAACGCACTATGTGAGAGCAATTGATACCAGAGGACGGGAACTCAGTAAGTCCGCATATTCTTTCAACAATGATTATGAGGGATTCCAGAGTGCAAAAGAATGGGCAGTAAAGATAGCTGCTGAACATGATAAGAGTCAGATAGTACTTGGCTTAGAGCCGACCGGTCACTACTGGTTCTGCCTTGCTACCTGGATGATTGCAAATGGAATCAGTGTTGTTCAGGTAAACCCTTATGCTGTTAAGCAGACAAAGGAGGTTGAAGATAACAGCCAGCTGAAGGATGACAGGAAGGATCCAAAACTGATAGCAAATCTTGTCAAGGATGGCAACTTTGGTATGCCATATCTTCCAGAAAAAATCTATGCTGAACTTCGTAGGTTATCCATGTTCAGAGACCAACTGAATGAAGACAGAATTCGAACAATCAACCGGATGCACAGGGAGATGAAGATATATTTCCCGGAGTATAAGGAAGCATTGGGAAAAGTCGATGGAGCATTTAGCCTTGAACTGCTGAAAGAGGCACCATTTCCGGATGAACTGACCGCACTTGGAGAAGAAGGGATAAGACAGATTTGGCATGCTGCTAAACTTAGAGGACGCGGGTACAGCAGAGCCAGAGAAATCTTACAGTACGCAAAAGCAAGTGTTGGGATTAAGGATGGATCTATTGCAAGCAAGGCAGCTGTAAAGTGGTTCGTGCAGAAAATCATGGAACTGGATGTTGAACTTGCTGTTATAGAGAACCAGATCAACCAGAAATGTCAGGAGATACCGCATACAGGTAACGTTCTGGAGATATCTGGGATTGGAGAAAATACACTTTCCGGTATTCTTGCAGAGATGGGAGATATTTCAAGATTTGATGATGTTAAGGAAATACAGAAATTAAGCGGATTAGGCCTTGTGGCATGCAGTTCAGGAAAGCATAAGGGAGAAACCAAAATCAGCCACAGGGGACGTAAACGACTAAGGTATTGGTTGTTCCAGGCAGCAAAGTCAGCAGTGGCCCATGCAGAGGAATTCAAAGAACTCCATATGTATTATACGACACGAGCCGATAATCCGTTGAAAAAGATGCAGTCATTGATTGTGATAGCCTGCAAGCTTCTGAGGATTATCTATACGATTCTGAATACTGGTACGAAATATGCTCCGAAGAAGATGTTGATGGACATCAGACGTCCGGAAAATAAGGAAGCTATTGTAGCGTAAAACAGTCGACAGCAAAATTTATTCCAGAGCCTTGCCGGGTGTCGGATTATTCCGAGATCGGGCAGGGTTCTGGAAGGAAACCCGATAACGATGGAGCGCTACAGGTGCTGCATCATCACAATGACCAGCAAAACGAGTCAGGGTAAGCATCCACGGAATATCCGTACCCTGTGGAGTATGCAGGTCAGTAAAATCAAAAAACAAACAAGAGCTGTAGCTTGCAGTAGTTCTCTCCGTAGGGCATGACCCTGTTAGAAAGCTTAGCAGGCACTCGGTGTATGGACAGGTGGGACGAAGGAAGTTGGGACACGATCCCTTTAGACACGGAAGGTTCACCATCATAGTTAGCAGAGGATTTATAGCCTTTATAAAGCAAAACAATGGGATGCTTTATAAACTACACCCTCTTTTAGCTGTTCAGTATAAAATACAATGACTGTCATACATTTTTTGCTCTGTTTTATGAGGTAAATATTTAAAGAAAAGCCTGAAATTAAATGATTTAGGGCTTGACATTATAGGAAGGTTTATCAGCAAAAGATTTAATTAATGTCGGGATTTACACAGCGATTTATTTGGTCATATTTTTTGTGGCAGGAATGATGAATGCCATTCCTATCTTATACCCGGCTATTTATTTAGTAATTCCAATTGTTACAGGGATACCATTCATGTTGTTTTTAACAAAAACAGAGAAATTTGGCATGGTTACGATTATGTCAATTATTATTGGGGTTTTCTGGTATCTGATGGGTTACACTTGGTTAGCATTAGTAGGATGTATACCATTCGGTATACTGAGTGATTTAGTTATGAGGTCGGGAGGCTTTAAAAGTTTCAAAAAGAACATTGTGGGGTTTTGGTTATTTTCTTGTGGAATGATAGGCTGCCAAATGCCAATGTGGGTAATGGCGGATACCTACATGGAAGGTGTTAAGCAACAAATGGGAGAACAATATGCAACAGAACTTGCGAAATATATGCCATCTTGGATGGGAATTGCCGCACTTGTAATTATTTTGATTGGTTCAATTATTGGTGCGAATTTGGGAAGAAAAATGCTTAAAAAACATTTTGAAAGAGCAGGTATCGTTTAATGGAAGAGTATGAGGTATATAGACCTAATGAGCCGAAGGGTTTTTATTTAGATCCTCGTACTAAAATTCTCTTTATGATATTTATCACAACCATAATGTCTGTCGGATATAAGGATATTGTGATTAGCCTTATATCCGCCATTGTGGCGATAATGTTGCTGTTATCTAATAAGCAGTTTAGAATTGCTTTTATTTATGGGGGGTTGTTTGCTTTGGCTTTGATAGCACACTTTACAAAAGATATGTACACCTTCCCTACTCTTATAAATACCATTTCCGTTTTGTTGAATGCTTTAATTTTGAGGCTATTTCCGATTTTTATGTTGGGTTATTATATTGTAATGTCTACAAAGACAAGTGAGTTTATAGCAGCTATGGTAAAGTGGAAAATTCCAAATGCATTTATTATTCCAACAGCAGTTGTTTTCAGGTTTATTCCAACTTTAAAGGAAGAACATAGTTCAATTAAAATTGCTATGAAAATGAGAGGAATTCATTTTAAAAACAAAAGAGCATGGAAAAATCCCGGCTTGTACTTGGAATATGTAACAATCCCTTTAATTATGTCTATTGCTAAAATAGGGGATGAATTATCAGCAGCTGCAATAAGTAGAGGATTGGGAGGTTTAAGAAAAAGAACCAGTGTAGTCAAAGTATGTTTTACTATATATGATGCACTTATTTTATGTATTTCAATCACTCTTATAGGGTTATTTTTGTATAGGAGGGGATAAGGAATGATCGAGTTTAAAAATGTGTCATTTACTTATGACAGTGTTGATAGAAATGCAGGAATTTATAATGTAAACTTAAAGATCGACGATGGAGAAGTGATTGTGTTTTGTGGTGAATCCGGTTGTGGAAAAACTACTATAAGTCGATTGATTAATGGACTTATTCCCGGATATTATACGGGAACATTGGAGGGAGAAGTTATAGTAAGGGATTATAAAATTTCACAAAATCCAATTGATGAATTGAGCAGATATGTAGGATCAGTATTTCAAAATCCAAGAACACAGTTTTTTAATGTAGATTCTACAAGTGAAATTGCACTTGCTTGTGAAAATTTTGAAGTTCCACGAGAAGAAATATGTACGAGAATTGGAAAGGTAACACAAGAATTAAACATAAGAAATTTACTTGATAGAAATTTGTTTTCAATGTCAGGCGGTGAAAAGCAAAAAATTGCTTGTGCTTCAGCGGCTGTTATGGAGCCTGAAATATATGTATTAGATGAACCGTCTTCTAATTTAGATATTGGAACGATAGAAATGTTAAAAGCTATTATAAACAAATGGAAAGAAAAAAAGGCAACTATAATTATTGCTGAACATAGATTACGGTATTTAATAGATATTGCAGATAAATTCATTTATATGAAAGATGGACAGATACACACTATATTCACGAATGAAGAATTTAAAAGATTATCTAATGATATTTTAAACAATATGGGGCTTAGAAGTATAAATCCTGTTAATTTTAAAGATCTTAAGAACTTTATTAAGGTTGACAGCAAAATAAATATTAAGAATTTTGAGTTTAGCTATAACAAGACTCCGTTTCTTAATATTAAAAACACCTTATTACCTCAGAATGCTATTATTGCTGTTTTAGGTTCTAACGGTTCAGGGAAGTCAACATTTTCAAAATGTTTATGTGGAGTTGAAGAAAAAGCAAAAGGAGTTTTAGAGATAGAAACGGATACTTACTCTACGAGAGAAAGACTAAGAAAGTGTTTTATGGTGATGCAAGATGTCAATCACCAACTATTTACGGAGTCAGTTAAAGAAGAAATTCTATTGAGTATTGAAGATAATGAGAATGAAGAACAAATGGTAAAAGAGATATGCAAAAAACTTAACTTGATGGAATTTTTGGATTGTCACCCAATGTCTTTATCAGGAGGTCAAAAACAGAGAGTGGCGATCGCAAGTGCTATTGCTTCTAATAGAGAGATTCTGGTTTTAGATGAACCTACAAGCGGTCTTGATTTTAAAAATATGAAAGAAGTTTCAAACGAAATGATAAGGCTCAAAGAGTCCGGCAAAACTATTTTCATTATTACCCACGATCCTGAATTAGTAGCTTGTTGTTGTGATTATTATATGTTTTTAGAGAATGGAAAAGTAAAGTGGCATGGTGTTATGAATGAAGAAAATTTAAAACTAATTGAAAAATTTTTTTATCAAAAAAGTGAATGCCTATAAAAATATAGATGTTGTACGAATAGGAGGAATATATGAAAGAAAACATGAAAGAACAACTGTTAACCAAAAGACCGATAGACTTACTCTTTCAGCTATCTATTCCAGCGGTAATCGGAATGATAGTCATCGGTTTATATCCTCTCATGGACGGGATTTTTGCGGGTAAAATTATAGGACAAACAGCAATGACCGCTTGTGGTGTCGCAATGCCTCTCACCTTTTTTAACAGCGGTATTTCAACCTTGCTTGGTGTAGGTTCTGCGTCTGTCCTATCAAGAGCAATTGGAAAAGGAGACCAGAAAACCGTAGATAAAATCATGGGTAATCTAATCTTTTGGGTGATTTTGTTTTCAGCGATCATCACAGTTGGAGGAATCCTTCTTGCACCACACTTTTTAGATATGGTAGGTGCGACAGGTGAAATCAAAGCCTATGGAATCAGATACCTTAGAGTAATTTTCATCGGTTCTCTATTTGTGAACTTTACACAGTCTGCCAACATGGTAATGCGTGGAGAAGGACTGATGAAAAAAGCCATGCTGATTATGGGATTTGGTGCTTTGCTTAATATCATCCTTGATCCGATACTAATGACCGTTATGGGTGAATATGCCATTGAAGGTGCTGCACTTGCAACGATCACAGCACAGTTTGTTCAAGCTGCTGTAACATTACATTATTTCTTGAAAAAGAGTAAGGTCGTTGAAATTCATAAGATACAATCTGATGCGGAAATTAAAAAAGAAATGTTTTCTGTCGGTTCATCCGCTATGATGATGCAGCTCCTATTTATGATACAGCAGACCATGCTTTATAAAATGGCATTTAAATATGGTGGAGATACGAACGGAATTTTGATGGCAGCATCGCTTCGTGTATATGCCTTTTCCTTTATTCCGCTTTGGGGAATGAGTCAGGGGCTGCAACCTGTGGTTGGTACAAACTTCGGAGCAAAACAGTTTGATAGAGTAAGACAAGGTATGAAGGTATTTTCTATTGGAGGACTTAGCCTTGCAGCAATCTTTTGGCTTCCATCTTTACTGTTTTCAAGTCAGATCCTTTCCTTGTTCGGCGTAGAGGCAGGCATTATTGCACAGGGAGTAGGAAACTTCAGATTGTTCTATTCTGTATTTATCTTGTATGGCGTGATGGTTATGACGATTACATTCTTCCAATCAATCGGAAATGGAAAGAAAGCCGGAACTATTGTTATGCTTAGACAGTTATTCTTATTTGTTCCTGCAATGATCTTTTTGCCAATGGTATTTGGAATAAAAGCAGTATGGTTCACACAACCACTGGTAGATTTCATTATGATTACTGTTGGAATACTTATGATGCTTAGTGAACTTAATAAAATGGGGAAAGACAAAGCATAAAGATAAGGACATTTGATATAAAAGCGAAAATAATCAAAAGAGGCTGAGGGTATGGATGCTATTTATCAATAATGAATGGAGGGAAAGGGAGATGAACAAGTGTAAAAGTTTCCTTGTAGAATTGAAATGGAATAAAAATACTCCTTTTTTCTATAATCCTTGTAGTTGTCTGTGCTTACGCATACTCTCTTAAACAATTAAATACATTTCAAAAAAGAACGAATTTCGTTCATTTTAGAGGACTTCTTATGCCTGGATGCAGAAGTCCTCCTTTTTTTGTCTGAAAAACAGTCAGTCAAAAGAAATGGAGGACTTCGAAATGAAAAAAGAATATTACCTTTATGTCAACGGACAAAAGGTTAAAGTCAGTGAGGAGATATACAAAGTCTACTGGCGGGAAAGAGAACATGAAAAGTATTTAGAGCAGGTGGACAGAAAAAACCACTTGCTCTTTTTTTCGTCTTTGGATCAGGATGGACATTTTGCAGAAACACTTGTTGATGAAAGCGTTGATGTCGAAAAGATTGTGGAAACACAGATGATGATTGAAGCGGTCAGAAACGCTATATCCAAGCTCAATGCAGAAGAAAGAGATATTAT
It contains:
- a CDS encoding IS110 family RNA-guided transposase, translating into MNIKGTKKKNQVVTANIFEQQELLKKSEVIKENLTASTWRELETNGKFDKNKKLSFISDDMLILGCDVGSETHYVRAIDTRGRELSKSAYSFNNDYEGFQSAKEWAVKIAAEHDKSQIVLGLEPTGHYWFCLATWMIANGISVVQVNPYAVKQTKEVEDNSQLKDDRKDPKLIANLVKDGNFGMPYLPEKIYAELRRLSMFRDQLNEDRIRTINRMHREMKIYFPEYKEALGKVDGAFSLELLKEAPFPDELTALGEEGIRQIWHAAKLRGRGYSRAREILQYAKASVGIKDGSIASKAAVKWFVQKIMELDVELAVIENQINQKCQEIPHTGNVLEISGIGENTLSGILAEMGDISRFDDVKEIQKLSGLGLVACSSGKHKGETKISHRGRKRLRYWLFQAAKSAVAHAEEFKELHMYYTTRADNPLKKMQSLIVIACKLLRIIYTILNTGTKYAPKKMLMDIRRPENKEAIVA
- a CDS encoding energy-coupling factor transporter transmembrane component T; translated protein: MEEYEVYRPNEPKGFYLDPRTKILFMIFITTIMSVGYKDIVISLISAIVAIMLLLSNKQFRIAFIYGGLFALALIAHFTKDMYTFPTLINTISVLLNALILRLFPIFMLGYYIVMSTKTSEFIAAMVKWKIPNAFIIPTAVVFRFIPTLKEEHSSIKIAMKMRGIHFKNKRAWKNPGLYLEYVTIPLIMSIAKIGDELSAAAISRGLGGLRKRTSVVKVCFTIYDALILCISITLIGLFLYRRG
- a CDS encoding ABC transporter ATP-binding protein; the encoded protein is MIEFKNVSFTYDSVDRNAGIYNVNLKIDDGEVIVFCGESGCGKTTISRLINGLIPGYYTGTLEGEVIVRDYKISQNPIDELSRYVGSVFQNPRTQFFNVDSTSEIALACENFEVPREEICTRIGKVTQELNIRNLLDRNLFSMSGGEKQKIACASAAVMEPEIYVLDEPSSNLDIGTIEMLKAIINKWKEKKATIIIAEHRLRYLIDIADKFIYMKDGQIHTIFTNEEFKRLSNDILNNMGLRSINPVNFKDLKNFIKVDSKINIKNFEFSYNKTPFLNIKNTLLPQNAIIAVLGSNGSGKSTFSKCLCGVEEKAKGVLEIETDTYSTRERLRKCFMVMQDVNHQLFTESVKEEILLSIEDNENEEQMVKEICKKLNLMEFLDCHPMSLSGGQKQRVAIASAIASNREILVLDEPTSGLDFKNMKEVSNEMIRLKESGKTIFIITHDPELVACCCDYYMFLENGKVKWHGVMNEENLKLIEKFFYQKSECL
- a CDS encoding MATE family efflux transporter, translated to MKENMKEQLLTKRPIDLLFQLSIPAVIGMIVIGLYPLMDGIFAGKIIGQTAMTACGVAMPLTFFNSGISTLLGVGSASVLSRAIGKGDQKTVDKIMGNLIFWVILFSAIITVGGILLAPHFLDMVGATGEIKAYGIRYLRVIFIGSLFVNFTQSANMVMRGEGLMKKAMLIMGFGALLNIILDPILMTVMGEYAIEGAALATITAQFVQAAVTLHYFLKKSKVVEIHKIQSDAEIKKEMFSVGSSAMMMQLLFMIQQTMLYKMAFKYGGDTNGILMAASLRVYAFSFIPLWGMSQGLQPVVGTNFGAKQFDRVRQGMKVFSIGGLSLAAIFWLPSLLFSSQILSLFGVEAGIIAQGVGNFRLFYSVFILYGVMVMTITFFQSIGNGKKAGTIVMLRQLFLFVPAMIFLPMVFGIKAVWFTQPLVDFIMITVGILMMLSELNKMGKDKA
- a CDS encoding sigma-70 family RNA polymerase sigma factor, whose translation is MKKEYYLYVNGQKVKVSEEIYKVYWREREHEKYLEQVDRKNHLLFFSSLDQDGHFAETLVDESVDVEKIVETQMMIEAVRNAISKLNAEERDIIERLYFNDETLSSVARDKGVTYQTIQWRKDRILRKLKEILEKLL